One window of Populus nigra chromosome 5, ddPopNigr1.1, whole genome shotgun sequence genomic DNA carries:
- the LOC133694011 gene encoding B-box zinc finger protein 18-like isoform X2 produces the protein MRTLCDACESAFAIVFCAADEAALCLACDKKVHMCNKLASRHVRVGLANPSEVPRCDICENEPAFFYCETDGSSLCLQCDMTVHVGGKRTHGRYLLLRQKIEFPGDQPQPEDPAPQPMYPGETRRGQNRPQKATAGENRQNRQASPVLMSVTNSDGHDKVDKNMIDLNMKPHRIHEHASNNQ, from the exons ATGCGTACCCTTTGTGACGCTTGTGAAAGTGCTTTTGCTATTGTTTTCTGTGCTGCTGATGAGGCCGCACTTTGCCTTGCCTGCGATAAGAAG GTTCATATGTGCAACAAACTTGCGAGCAGGCATGTTCGAGTGGGTCTGGCGAATCCCAGTGAAGTTCCTCGTTGTGATATATGTGAAAATGAACCTG CTTTCTTCTACTGTGAGACAGATGGAAGTTCCCTTTGCTTGCAATGTGATATGACTGTTCATGTTGGAGGTAAAAGAACACACGGGAGATATCTTCTGTTGAGACAAAAAATTGAG TTTCCAGGGGATCAACCTCAGCCTGAGGACCCAGCACCGCAACCTATGTATCCAGGGGAGACAAGAAGAGGACAGAATCGGCCACAAAAGGCAACAGCAGGAGAGAACAGACAGAATCGCCAAGCTTCTCCAGTTCTGATGTCAGTCACTAATTCTGATGGGCATGACAAGGTGGATAAGAATATGATTGATTTGAATATGAAGCCTCATCGAATTCATGAACATGCTTCAAATAATCAG taa
- the LOC133694011 gene encoding B-box zinc finger protein 18-like isoform X1: MRTLCDACESAFAIVFCAADEAALCLACDKKVHMCNKLASRHVRVGLANPSEVPRCDICENEPAFFYCETDGSSLCLQCDMTVHVGGKRTHGRYLLLRQKIEFPGDQPQPEDPAPQPMYPGETRRGQNRPQKATAGENRQNRQASPVLMSVTNSDGHDKVDKNMIDLNMKPHRIHEHASNNQEQ, encoded by the exons ATGCGTACCCTTTGTGACGCTTGTGAAAGTGCTTTTGCTATTGTTTTCTGTGCTGCTGATGAGGCCGCACTTTGCCTTGCCTGCGATAAGAAG GTTCATATGTGCAACAAACTTGCGAGCAGGCATGTTCGAGTGGGTCTGGCGAATCCCAGTGAAGTTCCTCGTTGTGATATATGTGAAAATGAACCTG CTTTCTTCTACTGTGAGACAGATGGAAGTTCCCTTTGCTTGCAATGTGATATGACTGTTCATGTTGGAGGTAAAAGAACACACGGGAGATATCTTCTGTTGAGACAAAAAATTGAG TTTCCAGGGGATCAACCTCAGCCTGAGGACCCAGCACCGCAACCTATGTATCCAGGGGAGACAAGAAGAGGACAGAATCGGCCACAAAAGGCAACAGCAGGAGAGAACAGACAGAATCGCCAAGCTTCTCCAGTTCTGATGTCAGTCACTAATTCTGATGGGCATGACAAGGTGGATAAGAATATGATTGATTTGAATATGAAGCCTCATCGAATTCATGAACATGCTTCAAATAATCAG GAAcagtaa
- the LOC133693667 gene encoding glyoxylase I 4-like, whose amino-acid sequence MKIEIEEVSSHEALPLLSLNHVSLLCRSVWASVRFYEDVLGFVLIKRPSSFNFNGAWLYNYGIGIHLIENPSIDQEFDTIVEPRPINPKDNHMSFQCTDVGLVKRRLQEMGMRYVTAVVEEDGIMVDQVFFHDPDGYMVEICNCDNIPILPLSSCPLKPRMGSFKKAAPSNCGFMEKVMMESLSMDMMNISF is encoded by the exons ATGAAAATTGAGATTGAGGAAGTCAGCAGCCATGAGGCACTTCCCCTCCTCTCATTGAATCATGTATCATTGCTGTGCAGATCAGTGTGGGCTTCTGTAAGGTTTTACGAGGATGTTCTGGGCTTTGTTCTCATCAAACGCCcctcttctttcaatttcaatggAGCCTG GTTGTACAATTATGGTATCGGAATACATTTGATTGAGAACCCATCAATTGATCAAGAGTTTGACACCATCGTCGAACCACGTCCTATTAATCCCAAGGATAATCATATGTCCTTCCAA TGCACCGATGTTGGCCTTGTCAAGAGGAGGCTGCAAGAAATGGGAATGAGGTATGTGACTGCTGTGGTGGAAGAAGATGGCATCATGGTGGATCAGGTGTTCTTTCACGACCCAGATGGTTACATGGTTGAAATCTGCAACTGTGACAACATCCCAATCCTTCCTCTCTCATCCTGCCCATTGAAGCCGAGAATGGGAAGTTTCAAGAAAGCAGCACCAAGTAACTGTGGGTTCATGGAGAAAGTGATGATGGAGAGCTTGAGCATGGATATGATGAACATTTCATTTTGA
- the LOC133695281 gene encoding kinesin-like protein KIN-7G: MGEIGAADADGPMHGLSGGGEEKIFVSVRLRPMNKKEIARNDVSDWESINDDTVIYRNNLPVSERSMYPTAYTFDRVFGSDCSTKQVYGEGAKEVALSVVSGINSSVFAYGQTSSGKTYTMSGITEYTIADIYDYVEKHKEREFSLKFSAMEIYNECVRDLLSTDATPLRLLDDPERGTVVERLTEESIRDWNHFKELLSVCEAQRQIGDTSLNEASSRSHQILRLTVESSTQEFLGHYKSSALAATVNFVDLAGSERASQSLSAGMRLKEGCHINRSLLTLGTVIRKLSKGKNGHVPFRDSKLTRILQSSLGGNARTAIICTMSPARSHVEQSRNTLLFASCAKEVTTDAQVNVVVSDKTLVKQLQRELARLENEVKNRRPDSVTSDSTIVLKEKDLQIEKLMNEVAELTRRLDLAQSQIENLQQVSEGSRSSTVWADPDHHHPKLRVRNSFRSDNSVSYSLISEDPPSLDLGARSFDASQCSDVRSSRSSGANFIQFPVFEENFLPESFSTHHSTSTTNFVGNDLHEKNDADGQTNQNFDDNWKEVQCIEVEEPSVSQYSNSNTSESRPYRFDESNMPSPDIKTDTLGLTKVGNEERTNQEVKSPPLKEQKELNGLQSTFIIPSPEKLSPWLLEASLSESRSFLIRSRSCRATLMDNSPGFCFKKVEAYESTPLFGFEKDFPGRPEGFQRKLPALKYDPDIERLSRNVSRNSICSSAVNELKEESVETSTDWRTASVGNSDMGLMYMADYLEQETTAEDAENIGDDGLDATQHNMSAKKVKDVGLDSICYNVSAKSVKDVGLDPIQDGASAKNVKDVGLDPIQDDAESASKWPLEFKNMQSKIIELWHACSVSLVHRTHFLLLFKGDPADSFYLEVEIRRMSLLKETLSRGSRTIVHGQVLTSTSSKKALSHERQMLAREMQKRLTREERENLFLKWGVPFSGNNRRLQLVHRLWTKTTDMDHITESAALVAKLVGFIEQEQALKEMFGLLNFTPTYPSRRKSSIWKRSVLSLL; the protein is encoded by the exons ATGGGAGAGATTGGGGCAGCTGATGCGGATGGGCCAATGCACGGGCTGAGTGGTGGTGGTGAGgagaaaatttttgtttcagTTCGGCTGCGGCCTATGAATAAGAAGGAAATCGCAAGGAATGATGTATCAGATTGGGAATCCATCAATGATGACACTGTCATATACAGGAATAACCTTCCAGTGTCTGAGCGGTCCATGTACCCGACAGCTTATACATTTG aTAGAGTATTTGGGTCTGATTGCTCCACTAAGCAAGTGTATGGAGAAGGAGCCAAGGAAGTTGCTCTTTCAGTCGTCAGTGGTATAAACT CAAGTGTATTTGCATATGGGCAAACGAGTAGTGGAAAAACGTACACTATGAGTGGAATTACTGAGTACACGATAGCAGATATATATGACTATGTGGAGAAG CACAAGGAAAGAGAGTTTAGTTTGAAATTCTCTGCCATGGAGATTTACAACGAATGCGTCAGAGACCTACTGAGTACAGATGCCACTCCTCTCCGACTTCTAGATGATCCAGAG AGAGGCACTGTTGTGGAGAGGCTCACGGAGGAATCTATAAGGGACTGGAATCATTTTAAAGAACTTCTATCTGTATGTGAAG CTCAGAGACAAATAGGGGACACCTCCCTTAATGAAGCAAGCTCTAGATCTCATCAGATTCTGAGACTG ACAGTTGAAAGttccacacaggagtttttagGCCATTACAAGTCCAGCGCTCTTGCTGCCACTGTG AACTTTGTTGATCTAGCAGGAAGTGAGCGTGCTTCTCAGTCATTATCAGCTGGCATGAGGTTGAAAGAAGGGTGCCACATAAATCGTAGTCTACTGACGTTGGGAACTGTTATCCGTAAGCTAAG CAAAGGAAAAAATGGACATGTTCCTTTCAGAGATTCAAAGCTGACTCGAATATTGCAGTCCTCTTTAGGAGGCAATGCTAGGACTGCCATCATATGTACCATGAGCCCTGCACGAAGCCATGTTGAACAATCTAGAAACACACTGCTGTTTGCAAGTTGTGCTAAAGAAGTGACAACCGATGCGCAGGTCAATGTAGTTGTCTCTGATAAAACACTAGTGAAGCAACTGCAAAGAGAACTGGCTAGATTGGAGAATGAGGTGAAAAATAGACGACCAGATTCTGTCACATCAGATTCCACTATAGTACTGAAAGAGAAGGACCTTCAGATTGAAAAG CTAATGAATGAGGTTGCAGAGCTGACTCGGCGACTTGATCTTGCTCAGTCACAGATTGAGAATCTACAGCAAGTGTCTGAAGGCAGCAGATCTTCAACAGTATGg GCAGATCCAGATCATCACCACCCTAAATTGCGAGTGCGAAATTCATTCAGATCTGACAATTCAGTATCATATTCACTGATTTCGGAAGATCCTCCCTCCCTGGATCTCGGTGCCAGGTCTTTTGATGCATCTCAATGTTCAGATGTGCGAAGTAGCCGAAGTTCTGGAGCAAACTTCATCCAATTCCCAGTTTTTGAAGAGAATTTCCTTCCAGAAAGTTTCTCTACACACCACTCAACTAGCACCACTAATTTTGTAGGAAATGATCTGCATGAGAAAAATGATGCTGACGGACAAACTAATCaaaattttgatgataattGGAAGGAAGTTCAATGCATTGAAGTGGAGGAGCCGAGCGTAAGCCAGTATTCAAATTCAAACACATCAGAGTCTAGGCCATACAGATTTGACGAGTCTAATATGCCTTCTCCGGATATAAAAACAGATACCTTGGGTTTGACAAAGGTCGGGAATGAAGAAAGAACAAATCAAGAAGTAAAGTCACCCCCGTTGAAAGAACAGAAAGAGTTGAATGGTTTGCAATCCACTTTTATTATACCATCTCCTGAAAAGCTTTCTCCATGGCTGCTGGAAGCAAGCCTTTCTGAATCAAGAAGCTTTTTGATCAGGAGTAGAAGTTGTAGAGCAACGCTTATGGATAATTCACCGGGTTTCTGTTTCAAGAAGGTAGAAGCGTATGAGAGCACACCACTGTTTGGGTTTGAGAAAGACTTTCCCGGAAGACCTGAGGGTTTTCAAAGGAAACTTCCTGCACTGAAGTATGATCCTGACATTGAAAGGTTATCAAGAAATGTCTCTCGGAATTCTATTTGTAGTTCTGCTGTTAATGAGCTCAAAGAGGAAAGTGTTGAAACTTCAACTGATTGGAGGACTGCCAGTGTTGGTAACTCAGATATGGGTCTGATGTACATGGCTGATTATTtg GAACAAGAAACAACCGCGGAGGATGCAGAGAATATAGGAGATGATGGCTTGGATGCAACACAACATAATATGTCTGCAAAGAAGGTAAAAGATGTTGGCTTGGATTCAATTTGTTATAATGTGTCAGCAAAGAGTGTGAAAGATGTTGGCTTGGATCCAATTCAAGACGGTGCGTCAGCAAAGAATGTAAAAGATGTTGGCTTGGATCCCATCCAAGATGACGCAGAAAGTGCTTCAAAATGGCCATTAGAATTCAAGAATATGCAAAGCAAGATTATCGAACTTTGGCATGCATGCAGTGTCTCACTGGTCCACAGGACCCACTTCCTCCTGCTATTTAAGGGTGATCCTGCAGATTCTTTTTACCTGGAGGTAGAGATCAGGAGAATGTCCCTTCTAAAGGAAACATTATCAAGGGGTAGCAGAACTATTGTTCACGGACAAGTTCTAACATCTACCTCAAG CAAGAAGGCTTTGAGTCATGAGAGGCAGATGCTGGCAAGGGAAATGCAGAAGAGGCTCActagagaagaaagagagaatctTTTCCTAAAATGGGGTGTTCCATTTAGCGGAAACAATAGAAGGTTGCAGCTGGTACATCGCTTATGGACCAAGACAACAGATATGGACCACATCACAGAAAGTGCCGCTCTTGTAGCAAAGCTAGTTGGTTTTATAGAGCAAGAGCAGGCTTTGAAGGAGATGTTTGGGCTGCTCAATTTTACACCAACATATCCAAGCAGGAGGAAATCTTCTATTTGGAAGCGCAGCGTATTATCCTTGCTGTAA